A single region of the Sciurus carolinensis chromosome 16, mSciCar1.2, whole genome shotgun sequence genome encodes:
- the Ankrd11 gene encoding ankyrin repeat domain-containing protein 11 isoform X3, translating into MESRRTRTQMPPAQSMLWYCKAGTLLEAPWHEMEVPRSKKKEKQGPERKRIKKEPVARKSGLLFGMGLSGIRAGYPLSERQQVALLMQMTAEESANSPVDTTPKHPSQSAVCQKGTPSSASKTKDKVNKRNERGETRLHRAAIRGDARRIKELISEGADVNVKDFAGWTALHEACNRGYYDVAKQLLAAGAEVNTKGLDDDTPLHDAANNGHYKVVKLLLRYGGNPQQSNRKGETPLKVANSPTMVNLLLGKGTYTSSEESSTESSEEEDAPSFAPSSSVDGNNTDSEFEKGLKLKAKNPEPPKTVAPVKDEYEFDEDDEQDRVPPVDDKHLLKKDYRKEPKASSFVSIPKMDVKSYAKNSSAAPKKAAHRILSDTSDEEDAGLAVGAGEKLRLSAHTVLPSSKAREPSASRQQKEKSKVRKKRKKEARGKEVRSGKRSDKLCSSESESQSSESEEDGDSVGSTGCLKGSPLLLKDPSLFSSLSASSTSSHGSTATQKHGTSHADQHSKHWRADSWKAMSSPAWSQVSSLSDSSGTGLASESDCSSEGSSLESLKPARRKQEHRRRGGTQSLPPEKRAAFHPSVDGAVPKLDKEGKVVKKHKTKHRHKNKEKGQCPGSQELKLKSFAYEYEDPRPKADKAALLDGDVSTEGRLRVLKHDRDHLKREERLGRTKPEDKEWLFRDEKPLKRTKDLGRDGGRAFREEKDRASRAERERLGKEKSPKEERLRSYKEERKKKARDRPAKPEKKSDAKEDRMAKEKALKEDRERLRREKAYREDATFEDCCHRGHFLESEDTKLSLSDDQQDRWFSDLSDSSFDFKGEDSWDSPVTDYRDIKSDSVAKLILETVKEDSKEKKRDKAREKRDLRDSFFRKKERDYLDKNSEKRRDPTEKHKGLPGHLPDRDKRRRESCEGTRERKDPHREELKECACEAAFKDKPDCDLAKGLEPWERHHAAREKERKEKARSERHKDKPQDRDRGEKGPKDRDLDRCLKERKDGKEKHKDVHGRDRDRRAGLDLARERKDKAFPTAPEDAAEKRDEKKGKEKSWYIADIFTDESEDEKEQYLAPGLRAGEACEAPRADGLQEREDGREPPPADRHRKCPSDRPHEKPRDKEPKEKRKDRGATEAGRDKKEKALEKQHREKRDKDRKDRALAEAAQERRSRQRPPEKVERKHPVDDRAKGKHKEKPDKERRASRGAEAERSLLERLEEEALQEGREEAHDKASEVSSDSFTDRGPEPGLSALLEVSFSEPPEDKAREGPCLAERLREKERHRHSSSSSKKSHERERAKKEKAERKEKAEDHRDGGRREPGQYEKDFLEAEACGITFAVKAEGEEELDKASEGFAEKRERSEPEREPPKKVEKELKPFGSSAASALKEKRRREKHRDRWRDEKDKHRDRHHKEELRPATRDKEKGREEAPKPGETKAKERPRDGTERERGDPTKVSNGMDKLPPPRDPGKKDARPREKLLGDGDLMMTSFERMLSQKDLEIEERHKRHKERMRQMEKLRHRSGDPKLREKAKPADDGRRKGLDAVPKKTLGPDPPFKEKKLKESAPTPPVPESKPPPGPGAEAKDWSSGPPLKEALPASPRPEQSRPAGVPTPTSLVSGPSYEELHTPRTPSCSADDYSDLVFDCTDAPHPLPAASTASACSPPFFDRFSVAPSGAPELPGQTPTRPVSTSLYRSISVDVRRTPEEEFSVGDKLFRQQSVPAAASFDSPGQHLLEDKAPLPPVPADKFTCLSPGYYSPDYGLPSPKAAAVSSAPSPEAMFSGLPAKPSPAPRGELLAPAIEGALPPDLGLPLDATEDQQATAAIIPPEPSYLEPLDEGPFSTVITQEPVEWAPPATEQALSSALIAGASENPVSWPVGSDLLLKSPQRFPESPKHFCPAETLHATVPGPFGAAEPPYPVSPGSYPLPAAEPGLEEVRDDGAGAISVAISTTEGATAYATPARLDSFFSSCKPLPNAPLDVAPEPTCVATVTQVEALGPLESSFLDGGHSLSALGQGEPVPWHEAFTSPEDDLDLGPFSLPELPLQPKDASDVETEPVEGSPVPPEESTPGTEGQPVLPPDQASPCLPTEPEPSEEPKLDVVLEATVEAETVADERAPEDSDSSSAPAPGLPEQCPLGGGAEEAKTEDPSTTPHHVLDGPATDGAAQTPDSAEVTPAATPVEGPPGSVQPDATDPEPKPTAEAPKAPKVEEVPQRMTRNRAQMLASQSKQSTPPTEKEPAPTPTPASRAKGRASEEEDAQAQHPRKRRFQRSSQQLQQQLNTSTQQTREVIQQTLAAIVDAIKLDDIEPYHSDRSNPYFEYLQIRKKIEEKRKILCYITPQAPQCYAEYVTYTGSYLLDGKPLSKLHIPVIAPPPSLAEPLKELFKQQETVRGKLRLQHSIEREKLIVSCEQEILRVHCRAARTIANQAVPFSACTMLLDSEVYNMPLESQGDENKSVRDRFNARQFISWLQDVDDKYDRMKTCLLMRQQHEAAALNAVQRMEWQLKAQELDPAGHKSLCVNEVPSFYVPMVDVNDDFVLLPA; encoded by the exons ATGGAGAGCAGAAGGACTCGGACACAG ATGCCTCCAGCTCAGTCCATGTTGTGGTACTGCAAGGCTGGTACGCTCCTCGAAGCACCATGGCATGAAATGGAGGTTCCTAGAAGCAAGAAGAAAG AGAAGCAGGGTCCTGAGCGAAAGAGGATCAAGAAGGAACCTGTTGCCCGAAAGTCCGGGCTGCTGTTCGGCATGGGGCTGTCCGGGATCCGAGCTGGCTACCCCCTCTCTGAGCGCCAGCAGGTGGCTCTCCTCATGCAGATGACAGCGGAGGAGTCTGCAAACAGCCCAG TAGACACCACACCAAAGCACCCCTCCCAGTCTGCAGTGTGTCAGAAGGGGACACCCAGCTCTGcctcaaaaaccaaagacaaagtCAACAAGAGGAACGAGCGGGGTGAGACCCGCCTGCACCGTGCCGCCATCAGGGGGGATGCCCGGCGCATCAAGGAGCTCATCAGCGAGGGCGCCGACGTCAACGTCAAGGACTTTGCGG GCTGGACGGCGCTGCACGAGGCCTGCAACCGGGGCTACTACGACGTTGCCAAGCAGCTGCTGGCCGCAGGCGCGGAGGTGAACACCAAGGGCCTGGACGACGACACGCCACTGCATGACGCCGCCAACAACGGGCACTACAAG GTGGTGAAGTTGCTGCTGCGGTATGGAGGAAACCCTCAGCAGAGCAACAGGAAAGGGGAGACGCCACTCAAAGTGGCCAACTCCCCCACCATGGTGAACCTCCTGCTAGGCAAAGGCACGTACACCTCCAGCGAGGAGAGCTCCACGG AGAGCTCCGAGGAGGAGGACGCCCCGTCCTTCGCACCTTCCAGCTCTGTCGATGGCAACAACACGGACTCCGAGTTCGAGAAGGGCCTGAAGCTCAAGGCCAAGAACCCAGAGCCGCCGAAGACCGTGGCGCCCGTCAAGGACGAGTATGAGTTTGACGAGGATGACGAGCAGGACAGGGTCCCGCCCGTGGACGACAAGCACCTGCTGAAGAAGGACTACAGGAAGGAGCCCAAGGCCAGCAGCTTCGTGTCAATCCCCAAGATGGACGTCAAGAGCTATGCCAAGAACAGCTCCGCCGCACCAAAGAAAGCTGCCCATCGCATCTTGTCGGATACCTCGGACGAGGAGGATGCCGGCCTGGCCGTGGGCGCCGGGGAGAAGCTGAGGCTGTCGGCGCACACCGTCCTGCCCAGCTCGAAGGCCCGAGAGCCCTCGGCCTCCCGGCAGCAGAAGGAGAAGAGCAAAGtgaggaagaagcggaagaaggaAGCCCGCGGCAAGGAAGTGCGGTCTGGGAAGAGGAGCGACAAGCTGTGCTCCTCCGAGTCCGAGAGCCAGTCCTCTGAGAGCGAGGAGGACGGGGACTCAGTGGGCAGCACAGGCTGCCTCAAGGGCTCCCCGCTGCTGCTGAAGGACCCCTCCCTGTTCAGCTCGCTGTCGGCCTCCTCCACCTCGTCCCACGGCAGCACTGCCACGCAGAAGCACGGCACCAGCCACGCCGACCAGCACAGCAAGCACTGGCGCGCGGACAGCTGGAAAGCCATGTCCTCCCCCGCCTGGTCCCAGGTCAGCTCTCTGTCCGACTCCTCGGGCACGGGCCTGGCAAGCGAGTCGGACTGCTCCTCCGAGGGCTCCAGCCTGGAGTCCCTGAAGCCCGCGAGGAGGAAGCAGGAGCACCGCAGGAGGGGCGGCACGCAGAGCCTGCCGCCAGAGAAGAGGGCCGCCTTCCACCCCAGCGTGGACGGCGCCGTGCCCAAGCTGGACAAGGAGGGCAAGGTGGTCAAGAAACACAAGAcgaaacacagacacaaaaacaaGGAGAAGGGGCAGTGCCCCGGCAGCCAGGAGCTGAAGCTGAAGAGCTTCGCCTACGAGTACGAGGACCCCAGGCCCAAGGCCGACAAGGCCGCCCTCCTGGACGGCGACGTCTCCACGGAGGGCAGGCTGCGGGTGCTGAAGCACGACCGAGACCACCTCAAGCGGGAGGAGAGGCTGGGCAGGACGAAGCCCGAGGACAAGGAGTGGCTCTTCAGAGACGAGAAACCCCTCAAGAGGACCAAGGACCTGGGCAGGGACGGCGGCAGGGCCTTCCGGGAGGAGAAGGACCGGGCCAGCAGGGCCGAGCGGGAGAGGTTGGGCAAGGAGAAGTCCCCCAAGGAGGAGAGGCTGCGGTCCTacaaggaggagaggaagaagaaggctCGGGACCGGCCCGCCAAACCAGAGAAGAAGAGTGATGCCAAGGAGGACCGGATGGCCAAGGAGAAGGCCCTGAAGGAGGACCGGGAGCGGCTGCGGAGGGAGAAGGCCTACCGGGAGGACGCCACCTTCGAGGACTGCTGCCACAGGGGCCACTTCCTGGAGAGCGAGGACACCAAGCTCAGCCTGTCCGACGACCAGCAGGACAGGTGGTTTTCTGACCTCTCCGACTCCTCCTTCGACTTCAAAGGGGAGGACAGCTGGGACTCCCCAGTGACGGACTACAGGGACATCAAGAGCGACTCTGTGGCCAAACTCATCTTGGAAACGGTGAAGGAGGACAGCAAGGAGAAGAAGCGGGACAAGGCCCGGGAAAAGCGAGACCTCCGAGACTCTTTCTTCCGGAAGAAGGAGCGGGACTATCTGGACAAGAACTCGGAGAAGAGGAGAGACCCGACGGAGAAGCACAAGGGCCTGCCCGGCCATCTTCCCGACAGGGACAAGAGGAGGAGAGAGTCCTGCGAGGGCACGCGGGAGCGCAAGGACCCGCACCGGGAGGAGCTGAAGGAGTGCGCCTGCGAGGCCGCCTTCAAGGACAAGCCCGACTGCGACCTGGCCAAGGGCCTGGAGCCCTGGGAGCGCCACCACGCTGCCCGCGAGAAGGAGCGGAAGGAGAAGGCGCGCTCCGAGAGGCACAAGGACAAGCCCCAGGACAGGGACCGTGGTGAGAAGGGTCCCAAGGACAGAGACTTGGACAGGTGCCTCAAGGAGAGGAAGGACGGCAAGGAGAAGCACAAGGACGTGCatggcagagacagagacaggagggCCGGCCTGGACCTCGCCCGGGAGAGGAAGGACAAGGCCTTCCCCACAGCCCCCGAGGACGCCGCCGAAAAGAGAGAcgagaagaaggggaaggagaagagctGGTACATCGCAGACATCTTCACGGACGAGAGCGAGGACGAGAAGGAGCAGTACCTGGCCCCCGGGCTCCGAGCAGGGGAGGCCTGCGAGGCCCCCAGGGCGGACGGCCTCCAGGAGCGGGAGGACGGGAGGGAGCCGCCCCCCGCAGACAGGCACAGGAAGTGCCCCTCGGACAGGCCACACGAGAAGCCCCGGGACAAAGAGcccaaagagaagaggaaggacagGGGCGCCACCGAGGCGGGCAGAGACAAGAAGGAGAAGGCCCTGGAGAAGCAGCACCGGGAGAAGAGAGACAAGGACCGCAAGGACCGCGCCCTGGCCGAGGCTGCCCAGGAGAGGCGCAGCAGGCAGAGGCCGCCTGAGAAGGTGGAGAGGAAGCACCCCGTGGACGACAGGGCCAAGGGCAAGCACAAGGAGAAGCCGGACAAGGAGCGGAGGGCCTCCCGGGGCGCCGAGGCGGAGCGCAGCCTGCTGGAGCGGCTGGAGGAGGAGGCGCTGCAGGAGGGCCGGGAGGAGGCGCACGACAAGGCCAGCGAGGTCTCCTCGGACAGCTTCACCGACCGCGGCCCCGAGCCCGGCCTGAGCGCCCTCCTGGAGGTGTCCTTCTCCGAGCCGCCCGAGGACAAGGCCCGCGAGGGCCCCTGCCTGGCcgagaggctgagggagaaggagcGGCACcggcactcctcctcctcctccaagaaGAGCCATGAGCGCGAGCGGGCCAAGAAGGAGAAGGCCGAGAGGAAGGAGAAGGCCGAGGACCACAGGGACGGGGGCCGGAGGGAGCCCGGCCAGTACGAGAAGGACTTCCTGGAGGCCGAGGCCTGCGGCATCACCTTCGCCGTGAAGGCCGAGGGCGAGGAGGAGCTGGACAAGGCCTCCGAGGGCTTTGctgagaagagggagaggagcgAGCCCGAGAGGGAGCCTCCCAAGAAGGTGGAGAAGGAGCTGAAGCCTTTCGGGTCCAGTGCCGCCAGCGCcctgaaggagaagaggaggagggagaagcatCGGGACCGGTGGCGGGACGAGAAGGACAAGCACAGGGACAGGCACCACAAGGAGGAGCTGCGGCCCGCCACCAGGGACAAGGAGAAGGGCCGGGAGGAGGCCCCAAAGCCGGGTGAGACCAAGGCCAAGGAGAGGCCCCGAGACggcacagagagggagaggggcgACCCCACCAAGGTCAGCAACGGCATGGACAAGCTCCCGCCGCCCAGAGACCCCGGCAAGAAGGACGCCCGACCCCGGGAGAAGCTGCTGGGGGACGGCGACCTGATGATGACCAGCTTCGAGCGGATGCTGTCCCAGAAGGACCTGGAGATCGAGGAGCGGCACAAGCGGCACAAGGAGCGCATGAGGCAGATGGAGAAGCTGCGGCACAGGTCGGGAGACCCCAAGCTCAGGGAGAAGGCGAAGCCCGCCGACGACGGGCGCAGGAAGGGCCTGGACGCCGTGCCCAAAAAGACCCTGGGGCCGGACCCTCCCTTCAAAGAGAAGAAGCTCAAGGAGTCTGCTCCCACGCCTCCCGTCCCCGAGAGCAAGCCCCCGCCAGGGCCAGGCGCCGAGGCCAAAGACTGGTCCAGCGGGCCGCCCCTGAAGGAGGCCCTGCCCGCCTCGCCCCGGCCGGAGCAGAGCCGACCCGCGGGGGTGCCCACGCCCACCTCGCTGGTGTCAGGCCCCAGCTACGAGGAGCTGCACACGCCCCGGACCCCGTCCTGCAGCGCCGACGACTACTCCGACCTGGTGTTCGACTGCACGGACGCCCCGCACCCGCTGCCCGCCGCCTCCACCGCCAGCGCCTGCTCCCCGCCCTTCTTCGACAGGTTCTCTGTGGCCCCGAGCGGGGCTCCCGAGCTCCCGGGCCAGACGCCCACCAGGCCTGTCTCCACGAGCCTGTACCGCTCCATCTCCGTGGACGTCAGGCGGACCCCCGAGGAGGAGTTCAGCGTGGGGGACAAGCTGTTCAGACAGCAGAGCGTGCCTGCCGCCGCCAGCTTCGACTCTCCCGGCCAGCACTTGCTGGAGGACAAGGCTCCCCTGCCGCCCGTCCCAGCAGACAAGTTCACCTGCCTGTCCCCCGGCTACTACTCCCCTGACTACGGCCTCCCCTCGCCCAAGGCCGCCGCGGTCAGCAGCGCGCCCTCCCCGGAGGCCATGTTCTCTGGCCTACCAGCCaagccctcccctgcccccagagGCGAGCTCTTGGCCCCCGCCATTGAGGGGGCCCTGCCCCCGGACTTGGGCCTTCCTCTGGATGCCACGGAGGACCAGCAGGCCACGGCGGCCATCATCCCCCCAGAGCCCAGCTACCTGGAGCCCTTGGATGAGGGCCCCTTCAGCACCGTCATCACCCAGGAGCCGGTCGAGTGGGCCCCGCCTGCCACCGAGCAGGCCCTTTCCTCTGCCCTGATCGCCGGTGCCTCTGAAAACCCGGTCAGCTGGCCGGTGGGCTCTGACCTTCTGTTGAAGTCTCCACAGAGGTTCCCGGAGTCCCCCAAACACTTCTGCCCTGCAGAGACCCTGCACGCCACTGTCCCGGGACCCTTTGGCGCCGCGGAGCCCCCCTACCCCGTCTCCCCAGGCTCCTACCCCTTGCCAGCTGCCGAGCCGGGCCTGGAGGAGGTCAGAGACGACGGGGCGGGAGCCATCTCTGTGGCCATTTCCACCACGGAAGGAGCTACTGCTTACGCCACCCCTGCCCGGCTGGACTCTTTCTTCAGCAGCTGCAAGCCACTTCCCAACGCACCCCTTGATGTGGCCCCTGAGCCCACCTGTGTTGCCACGGTGACCCAGGTGGAAGCTCTGGGGCCCCTGGAGAGCAGCTTCCTGGATGGTGGCCACAGCCTGTCTGCCCTTGGCCAGGGTGAGCCAGTGCCCTGGCACGAGGCCTTCACCAGCCCCGAGGACGACCTGGACCTGGGGCCCTTCTCGCTGCCCGAGCTCCCTCTCCAGCCCAAAGACGCCTCGGATGTCGAGACGGAACCCGTGGAAGGGAGTCCCGTCCCACCAGAGGAGAGCACCCCCGGGACGGAGGGACAGCCTGTGCTGCCTCCTGACCaggcctctccctgcctccccactgAGCCTGAGCCCTCAGAGGAGCCAAAGCTGGACGTGGTTCTGGAAGCCACGGTGGAAGCAGAGACTGTGGCAGACGAGAGGGCCCCTGAGGACTCGGACTCCAGCTCAGCACCGGCCCCAGGCCTCCCCGAACAGTGTCCCCTGGGGGGTGGAGCTGAGGAGGCCAAGACTGAAGATCCCTCCACCACTCCCCACCACGTACTCGATGGCCCTGCCACGGATGGTGCGGCACAGACACCTGACAGTGCTGAAGTCACCCCTGCTGCCACCCCCGTGGAAGGGCCCCCAGGCAGCGTCCAGCCAGATGCTACGGATCCAGAGCCCAAGCCCACAGCCGAGGCCCCGAAGGCCCCCAAGGTGGAGGAGGTCCCTCAGCGCATGACCAGGAACCGGGCCCAGATGCTGGCCAGCCAGAGCAAGCAGAGCACGCCTCCCACGGAGAAGGAGCCCGCCCCCACGCCCACCCCGGCCTCCAGGGCCAAGGGCCGCGCCTCCGAGGAGGAGGATGCCCAGGCCCAGCACCCCCGCAAGCGCCGCTTCCAGCGCTCTAGCCAacagctgcagcagcagctgaACACAAGCACGCAGCAGACGCGGGAGGTCATCCAGCAGACACTGGCCGCCATCGTGGACGCCATCAAGCTGGATGACATCGAGCCCTACCACAGCGACAGGTCCAACCCCTACTTCGAGTACCTTCAGATCCGAAAGAAGATCGAGGAGAAGCGCAAGATCCTCTGCTACATCACGCCCCAGGCACCCCAGTGCTACGCCGAGTACGTCACCTACACTGGGTCCTACCTCCTGGACGGCAAGCCGCTCAGCAAGCTGCACATCCCCGTG ATCGCACCCCCCCCCTCCCTGGCAGAGCCCCTGAAGGAGCTGTTCAAACAGCAGGAGACCGTGCGGGGAAAGCTGCGTCTGCAGCACAGCATCGAGCGG GAGAAGCTGATCGTGTCCTGCGAGCAGGAGATCCTGCGGGTTCACTGCCGGGCGGCCAGGACCATCGCCAACCAGGCAGTGCCCTTCAGTGCCTGCACGATGCTGCTGGACTCCGAGGTCTACAACATGCCTCTGGAAAGCCAG GGCGATGAGAACAAGTCCGTGCGAGATCGCTTCAACGCCCGCCAGTTCATCTCCTGGCTGCAGGACGTGGACGACAAGTATGACCGCATGAAG ACTTGCCTCCTGATGCGGCAGCAGCACGAGGCTGCGGCCCTCAACGCCGTGCAGAGGATGGAGTGGCAGCTGAAGGCGCAGGAGCTGGACCCCGCCGGGCACAAGTCGCTGTGCGTGAACGAGGTGCCCTCCTTCTACGTGCCCATGGTCGATGTCAACGATGACTTTGTGCTGCTGCCAGCGTGA